In one window of Candidatus Angelobacter sp. DNA:
- a CDS encoding EamA family transporter, whose product MSTSIDGPGRASRGPVIAAFAAIYLIWGSTYLGIRFAVETLPPFLMGGARFLTAGLILYTWLRVTGTLSPSLVNWRHAALASTLLLGVGNGAVNWAEQKVSSGLTALIIAGTPVWFALFDWLWPGGTRPTRQTILGIAVGFAGVLVLVGSRSTLHGGATDFTGVVVLVCASVAWAVGSLYTKYAPKPESPMMVAAQQMIAGGIILSLTGLATGEAATFDAARVSTRSLAAFVYLTLIGSLLGFSVYAWLLKATTPARLSTYAYVNPVIAVFLGWALGGEVLTAQMLMAAAVIVFGVVVITARRTPPAASLGNSASARPVS is encoded by the coding sequence ATGAGCACATCGATTGACGGTCCGGGCAGGGCGTCACGCGGTCCGGTCATCGCAGCGTTCGCCGCAATCTATTTGATCTGGGGCTCGACGTATCTCGGCATTCGTTTCGCGGTCGAGACCCTGCCGCCGTTCCTCATGGGTGGTGCGCGATTCCTGACGGCGGGACTCATTCTCTACACCTGGCTGCGTGTCACCGGCACACTCTCGCCATCGCTGGTTAACTGGCGTCATGCCGCTCTTGCGTCCACGCTGCTGCTGGGAGTTGGCAACGGGGCCGTCAATTGGGCGGAACAGAAAGTATCATCGGGATTGACCGCGCTGATTATCGCCGGGACGCCCGTCTGGTTCGCGCTGTTCGACTGGTTGTGGCCCGGCGGAACACGTCCCACCCGGCAAACGATACTCGGCATTGCGGTGGGCTTTGCCGGCGTGCTGGTGCTGGTCGGTTCACGCTCCACGTTGCATGGTGGCGCGACCGACTTCACGGGAGTCGTGGTGCTGGTGTGTGCGAGCGTCGCATGGGCCGTTGGCTCGCTCTATACGAAATATGCGCCGAAACCAGAATCGCCGATGATGGTCGCAGCCCAACAAATGATCGCCGGCGGAATCATCCTTTCACTGACCGGGCTGGCGACGGGTGAGGCCGCGACATTCGATGCCGCCAGAGTTTCGACACGCTCGCTTGCAGCTTTCGTGTATCTGACGCTCATCGGGTCGCTGTTGGGTTTCAGCGTCTATGCCTGGTTGCTCAAGGCCACGACACCTGCGCGTCTCTCGACTTACGCCTACGTCAATCCCGTCATCGCCGTATTCCTCGGCTGGGCGCTCGGCGGGGAAGTGCTCACGGCGCAGATGCTGATGGCGGCAGCCGTCATCGTATTTGGCGTCGTGGTCATCACTGCGCGCCGGACGCCGCCTGCTGCGTCTCTCGGAAACAGTGCCTCGGCGCGCCCGGTGTCTTAG
- a CDS encoding 3-ketoacyl-ACP reductase encodes MTDLEIYPACVNPVALITGASRGIGRGIALELATIGYDLIVNFIHNADAARQTATDCIGRARASGPGIRAEICRADVANAVDRNKLIEFAKQTFGRLDLLVNNAGIAPEVRADILDATEESFDHLMAVNVKGPYFLTQLAARWMIEQCNADTPPSDYHPNIVTITSISAYTASVNRGDYCVSKAAPAMLTPLFAARLAQHGINVYEIRPGIIATDMTGSVKEKYDRLIAGGLTPVQRWGAPEDVGKAVAAIARGLLPFSTGEIINVDGGFHLRRL; translated from the coding sequence TTGACGGACCTGGAAATTTATCCTGCCTGCGTGAATCCCGTGGCCCTCATTACCGGCGCATCACGCGGCATCGGTCGTGGCATCGCGCTGGAACTGGCAACGATCGGCTACGACCTCATCGTCAATTTTATCCACAACGCGGATGCTGCCCGCCAGACCGCGACGGATTGTATCGGTCGCGCCCGCGCGAGCGGTCCGGGAATTCGTGCTGAAATTTGCCGGGCAGACGTGGCCAATGCGGTTGATCGGAACAAACTCATTGAATTCGCGAAGCAAACGTTTGGCCGGCTGGATTTGTTGGTCAACAACGCCGGTATCGCGCCGGAAGTTCGCGCCGACATATTGGATGCGACTGAAGAAAGCTTCGATCACCTGATGGCTGTCAACGTGAAGGGACCTTACTTTCTCACTCAACTTGCCGCGCGCTGGATGATTGAACAATGCAACGCCGACACCCCGCCCTCGGATTACCATCCGAACATTGTCACGATTACCTCCATCAGCGCCTACACCGCTTCGGTCAATCGGGGTGATTATTGCGTTTCCAAGGCGGCGCCGGCAATGCTGACTCCCCTGTTCGCCGCGCGACTCGCGCAACACGGTATCAACGTTTACGAAATCCGCCCCGGCATCATCGCCACCGACATGACCGGATCAGTGAAAGAAAAATACGATCGCCTCATCGCCGGCGGATTGACGCCCGTTCAACGCTGGGGCGCGCCGGAGGATGTGGGCAAGGCCGTTGCCGCCATTGCGCGGGGTTTGCTGCCCTTCAGCACCGGCGAGATCATCAACGTGGATGGAGGGTTCCACCTGCGCAGACTCTGA
- a CDS encoding glycosyl hydrolase encodes MPTRINDQLTAQRLAPKIERLFELSATKILSIEKNWRPAQGTPVFTEKGRYTTRGWTEWTQGFQYGSALLQFDATGEKQFLEIGRRNTIERMAPHVSHVGVHDHGFNNISTYGNLLRLMREGKIPLNEREQDMYELALKVSGAVQSARWTRVADGTGFIYSFNGPHSLFVDTMRSLRSLAVAHQLGHVLMGERDRKISLLQRLIEHATNTARYNIYYGEGRDAYDVRGRVAHESIFNVNDGSYRSPNSQQGYSPFSTWMRGLAWAILGFAEQLEFVRTLDERNVNTVLKSVPFELPARRLHERAGVLSGRRSKNPASLETLLVAAAEVSADFYIENSCADGIPMWDTGAPNLHRLGNYSNKPCDPFNKWEPVDSSAAVIAAQGLIRLGNHLAIDGDRKMGRRYRQAGLTIANTLFDEPYLSKNPKHQGLILHSVYHRPNGWDHVAPGQKVPNGESSMWGDYHARELALLLLREARGEKYMTFFGCV; translated from the coding sequence ATGCCAACCCGGATCAACGACCAACTGACCGCGCAAAGGCTCGCGCCAAAGATCGAGCGGCTGTTCGAGCTGTCCGCGACAAAAATCCTGAGCATCGAAAAAAACTGGAGACCGGCGCAGGGGACGCCGGTGTTCACGGAGAAGGGCAGATACACGACGCGTGGTTGGACGGAATGGACGCAGGGTTTTCAATACGGCTCGGCGCTCCTGCAGTTCGACGCGACCGGAGAAAAACAGTTTTTGGAAATTGGCCGGCGCAACACGATTGAGCGAATGGCGCCGCATGTGTCGCATGTCGGCGTGCATGACCATGGTTTCAACAACATCTCCACCTACGGGAATCTGCTCCGGCTCATGCGCGAAGGAAAAATTCCTTTGAACGAGCGGGAGCAGGATATGTATGAGCTGGCACTGAAGGTTTCCGGCGCGGTGCAGTCCGCGCGCTGGACGCGCGTTGCCGATGGCACGGGATTCATTTATTCGTTCAATGGCCCGCATTCACTGTTCGTTGACACGATGCGCTCGTTGCGTTCACTCGCCGTCGCGCACCAACTTGGCCATGTTCTGATGGGGGAGCGCGACCGGAAGATTTCTCTGCTGCAACGACTCATCGAGCACGCGACGAACACCGCGCGTTACAACATCTACTACGGCGAGGGTCGCGACGCTTACGATGTGCGCGGCCGCGTGGCGCATGAAAGCATTTTCAATGTGAACGACGGCAGCTATCGGTCTCCGAATTCGCAGCAGGGTTACTCGCCGTTCAGTACCTGGATGCGCGGTTTGGCGTGGGCGATTCTTGGCTTCGCGGAGCAGTTGGAATTCGTCCGAACTCTCGACGAAAGAAACGTGAACACTGTCCTCAAGTCAGTTCCATTCGAGCTGCCCGCCCGTCGTCTGCACGAGCGGGCGGGCGTGTTGTCCGGACGCAGATCCAAAAACCCGGCTTCTCTGGAGACGTTGCTTGTTGCCGCGGCTGAAGTGTCGGCTGACTTCTACATTGAAAACTCCTGCGCGGACGGCATTCCGATGTGGGATACCGGCGCGCCGAATCTTCATCGGCTCGGTAACTATTCGAACAAACCCTGCGACCCATTCAACAAATGGGAACCGGTGGACAGTTCCGCCGCCGTCATCGCTGCACAGGGACTGATTCGCCTGGGAAACCATCTGGCGATAGATGGTGACAGGAAGATGGGCAGGCGCTATCGCCAGGCTGGATTGACCATCGCGAACACGCTCTTCGACGAGCCGTACCTTTCAAAAAATCCGAAACACCAGGGCTTGATCCTTCATTCGGTTTATCATCGGCCGAACGGCTGGGATCATGTCGCGCCCGGCCAGAAAGTGCCGAATGGGGAAAGCTCGATGTGGGGTGACTACCACGCCCGGGAACTGGCGTTGCTGCTCCTGCGCGAAGCGCGTGGCGAGAAATATATGACGTTCTTCGGCTGTGTGTAA